The window CAGGCCAGGGACTTGAGCGGCCTGACCCTCAGGGAGGCCGAAAAGCGGATCGTCGAACAAGCGCTCCAACGCAACCAATGGCGCAAAATGGCCACGGCACGGGAACTGGGCATCGACAAGAACACGCTACGCAGGAAAATCCTCCGTTTGGAAATTCAACCGCCCGCTGCCGGACGCCGATCAGACCGCTGATCCTTCCTCGATCTTAAAACACATATTTTGCCACCAGATAGACCTGCCAGGCGATGACGGCCGAGAAAATCACCGTAAACAGGCTCAGAAACGAGCGCACGCGGATATTCAAACCGCGCAACCGATAGTAGTTGAGCAGCAGCACGATGGTGACGGCGGCCGCCGTGAGCGAATATTTCACCACCACGAAATAGACCGACCCGGCTTTGAGAAAATAGTCCATGATCGGGTTGAGTTCGATGGCGCCATGGGACACCAAAAAAAGGGTCATGACCGCGTCGCCGAGGCTCAGCAACAGGATAACGGCGGCCGCGATCAACAGGGGCTTGGGGTATTGATCGAGCAGGACCACCTTGCGCCGATCCTCCGAGCGCCGCAAATCGCGCCGTCGGCCGAATTTCATGCCCGTGAATTGTTTCTGTGGTCTGCGTCGGTCCGTATGCGACCGTCGTTCCACAAAAGGCATTGATTCGATGGCATCGGGCATGGCGGCGTCCTATCGGATGGGGACAAGTCCTGCTTTGACAATCCTCGTTCATGGCAGCGGCCTGCATCTCCTGCTCAACCCCCGGCACCCATACCAGAGGCGCCCGGGGGCATTCCCTGATGAAAAAAAAGGAAGCAAGATGCCGCAGGCCGTCTTCGTGACAAAAAGAAATGCATCAAGAAGTATGCCACCCACATCTTGTTGTTTTCATTGATGCCGCACACAACATGGCCGAACAGACGCGTGTGATTTATTACCCATGAGGAAATAATTTACACACCTTCAATGCGTCGTTGGCCCCAATGTAGCTGGCCGGCATGACCGCTGCCGGTCCGTCCCCTGGTCGCGTTGGACACGCGCTGAAATGGATCTTATCACTCGTGCCGCAGGGCGTCGATGGGATTGAGGCTGGCGGCCCGCAGAGCCGGAAAGTAGCCAAACAACACGCCGATGGCGGCGGAGAAGGCAAAAGAGAGCAGGTTGATTCCGGGACTGAACAGGTAAGGGATGTTCATCAACCCTGCGAGAAAAATGGAAGCGGTCGTGGCGAGCACGATGCCGACCAGGCCACCGAGACTCGACAGGACCACCGCTTCGATGAGAAACTGCAGCAGCACCTCCCTCTCCATGGCGCCGATGGCCAGGCGGATGCCGATTTCACGGGTGCGCTCGGTGACCGATACCAGCATGATGTTCATGATGCCGATGCCGCCCACCAGCAGGCTCACCGCGGCCACGGCGCCGAGCAGCATGGTCAGAATCCTGGTGGTGCTGGTGAGGGTTTCAGCGATCTGGCGGGTGTCC is drawn from Desulfatitalea tepidiphila and contains these coding sequences:
- a CDS encoding DUF5658 family protein; this encodes MPDAIESMPFVERRSHTDRRRPQKQFTGMKFGRRRDLRRSEDRRKVVLLDQYPKPLLIAAAVILLLSLGDAVMTLFLVSHGAIELNPIMDYFLKAGSVYFVVVKYSLTAAAVTIVLLLNYYRLRGLNIRVRSFLSLFTVIFSAVIAWQVYLVAKYVF